A segment of the Desulfobacteraceae bacterium genome:
TACCTGACGGGTCGCAACCGGGACGACACCGGCCGCCAAAACATCGGGGGCCAGCTAGTGTGGGACAAGTTTTTGGGATCCAACCTGGAACTGGAGTACGTCTACCGGAAGGTGGACATCACCAACGAGAGCAGCGGCAATTCCATCGCCGAGCTGACCAACGCCGAACGGAACCGCCTGGACCGCAACGGCGCCGTGCACCGGGCATCGATCGGCTACCTCTTCGAGTTCGGCGACCATCACAAGTTGAGACCTCAAATCGGTATGAACTATGACGACCGGGACGGCGAGGCCATGGCGAACACCGGCTACAACCTGCAGCTGACCTATATCTATGCCCTGGATCCGGTCAGCCTGGTGCTCAACGGCTACTTCGGTCAGGCCGACTACGACAAGCGCAACCCGGTCTTCGGCAAATCCCGCGATGACGACCTCTACGGCGCCTCTGCCGCGGTCTATTACACCAACCCCTGGGGCTGGTCACTTCTTGGCAGCCAACCGGCGCGTTTCTTCGTGACCGGCGCCTACGGGGCGGCCGACTCCAACATCGATTTCTACAACCAGCAGATCGCACTCGGCTTGGTCGGTATGGCATTCCAGTGGAAATGACCCCCTGAGACCCTCAGGGCCGCTTTCGGTTGCGATCCTATTGCCGCCTGTGCCGGGCTAGACCATGATGGTTACCCGGCACAGGTGCGCCAGCACTTTCCCCGCCATGTGCCCGCCTGCTCGTTCCCCCGACAGAAAATAGCGCCCCGGTCGGTAAATGCGGCCTTCGTTCAAGAACCGGTATTAAGAGCGGTTGATTCCGGCCAAAACGCCCGCGCCCACTCGGCGGTTTGCTCCGGTGCGGAAAAGGTGGCCATGTCGCCCAGCATCACCTCGAAGCCGGAGAAATCGCTGCGCACCCAGGGGGCGTAGTTGCCGCGAACGCTGAGGACTGCCCGCAGCTCCAGGTCCGCCGACCCGTCTTCCAGCAGCAGCAGCCCGAGGTTGTAGCCGTTGCGGCCGAGGCTGCGGTAGAATTTCTGGCCGCACAGAATGCCCGCGGCCAGGTCCCGCCAGTGCGAATCGGTGGTGCCGCACAGGGTGGTGACCGCGGGCAGGATCCCCCAGATTTCAAAAAAGCCTTCGGGGGCAAAAGCGGCCAGCCAGTGCCAGGCGCCGGTGGCGCCGATCAGCCGCCGGCCATCCTGTTTTTCCAGTTCGAGGTAGTCGCTGAAGAGCGGCCTGCCGAACCGCCGGCGGTATGCGGCCGTCCGGGCCTGCAAAAACCGTTGGTGGTTGGCCGGCAAGCGGTCGGCCTGGACCTGCAAATGGGGGTGCAGGAGCGATCCGCCGGCCGACGGCAGGTGGTTCTGGGTGATGGCCATGTAGACGGCCGCCGGGTCATGGGCCAGGACCCGCAAGAGGTAGTCCCGGCAGTTCAGCAGGCTGTCCACGTAGGATTGCAGGCGGGCCGTGCCGATCTCGACGAAGTGCGCGTCGTCGAAGAGGCTCACCGCCGAATAGCGGCCGTAGGGAAAGAGGTTGGGGAAAAGGGTGGAGGTCCCGCGGGTCATGCGCCCCTCGGGGCAGAGGGCGGGCGCCAGCTGCGGGGTGTCTCTGGCCAGCCGGGCGCGGCAGAAAGGGCAAGACTCGCGCTCGGCGGCAAACGGCGGCGGTGCCGGCAGGGTCGCCGTTCCCGGCTCGTTTTCCTCGGCGCGGCTGTAGGTGATCCTGCAGGTCCGGCCGGTGATCGGGCTGGTGCGGATCTCGATGGGGCGATCAGCTGCTTCCCCGGTGGGCAGGATGATGCGGGCGTGAAATGTCTCCTGTTTAAACGCCAGCATGGACGTTTTCCTTTGAGGCGGATTCGCCGAAGCCGCTGCGCAGCAACGAGTCCCGGCTGACCATGCCCTTGAAGCGCCCGTCGTCGTCGACCACCGGCAGGCGCTTGAGCGCCTTTTCGACCATCAGTCCGATGGCCTCTTCGATCAGCATCTCTTCACGCACCGTGACCAGATCGGTGGTCATGACCGCGGCGGCCCTGGTCTCCAGCAGACAGCGCTGCAGGTCGCCGCGGCAGGCGTCCTGCTGGAAGGGGTGTTTGACCTTGGCCAGCAGATGCCAGATCCCCTCCTGTTCGGGCTTGAAGAAGCGCAGCAGATCACCGTCGGAGATGAGCCCCAGCAGTTTGCCCCGGTCATCGACCACGACAACCCGCTGGATGTCGTTGTGATCGATGACTCGGATGACTTCATCCAGCGGGGTGTCGGGGGAGACGGTCTGAGTATCCCGGCGCAGGATGTCCCCCACGCGTTTCAACCGGGCGACCTCGATTTTTTGGGCGTGAAAGGCGTTCCAGTCGGGGGCCTCGCGCATCACCGTGCGGAAGATGTCGATCCGCGACAGCATCCCCGCCAGACGGCCGGTGCGATCCACCACCGGCAGCCGCTTGACGCCTTTGTCCAGCATCCGTTCCACGGCCTCCGCCAGTGGTCGGTCATCGACAATGGTGACGGCCGGGGCCGTCATGATCGCGGCGGCCTGCCGGGAGGCCAGCGACGCCAGGGCCAAATCGCGGCGCTTCTCGTCGGATGCCGCCAGCAAACCCAGGCGCAGGGGCAGGCCGCCGCGAGTGATCAGGTCCCCCTGTGTGATCACGCCGATGGGCCGATTTTGCGCGTCGACCACCGGCAACCCGGTGAAGATCGAGGAGAGCAGGACCCGCACCACCTCGTTCAGGGCGGCGCTGGCCGCGACCCTTTGGGGGTCAGGCGTCATCACATCGCGTACCCTGAGCTGCCGGGGGAAAAAGGTGTTGGGCGCCCGGTAGCTGACGACATTCAAATCACTCAGGGCGATGATGCCCTCGCCGACCATGCCATTCAGACCGTCCAGCACCCGGTCGGCCTCCGCGGCCGGAACGACGATATAAATCCGAACCGGCTGGTTGAAGGAAAGGACCTCCACGCGGGTGGTCGCCACCTCACCGCTTTCGTAGCACCCGGCGATACCGCGGGTGACGATGCAGCGCGCCGCGATTTTGAGCTCGCGGACATGCTGGATAACGGCATCCACCAGTGGCGTTTTATGGCAGCGCGCCGCCTCGCTGGTGAAAATTTCGATGGCTTTGTAATGCAACATCACGGTCCCCTATCCCAGGCCTCCCAGCCAGATTCCCAAAAAGGTCAGCGCCAGGCCGCCCGTGTTGTTGATCAGGATATTGGTCAAAGGCTGCAGCCGCAAGCCGGCACGGGCGGCAGCGGCGGTTTCCAGACAAAAAGTCGAGAAGGTCGTCAGCGCGCCCAGGTAGCCGGTGACCAGCAGCAGCCGCATGTCCGGGGTCAGAAAGCGGACGGAATCCGCCAGGCCGAATACCAGACCGATGAAGAAACAGCCCGCGAGGTTGACGATCAGCGTCCCCCAGGGAAAACTTGTACCCCAGATCCTGGCCGCCAGCAAACCGATGCCGTAGCGGCTCGCGGCCCCCAGGCTACCGCCGCACATCACCAGCACCGGCTTTTTAAGCAGCAGCAGCGATCTGCGGAAGTCCTCCGCTATGGCGTAGAAAACATCCGCGGCCGCGGTGTTCAACGCAATCAGGAGTTCAAGCCCCTCTCCCATCGGCCCCCGATTTCCGGCAACAACGAAATGAACATGGTTTAAGCCGCCGGCGGCTTTCCCTGGGCCCCAAGTCTGATACCGGCGGAAAAGACGAAAAAACCGCCAGCGGGTCCATCATTTTAGACCCCACCGGACTTCACGCGCGGCAGGAGTCATCAGCCCGACCCGGGCGGTTTATCAGGGGGACTCCATCCCCAAAATATGTCCCGATTTCTATCATCGGACATCTTAAAAAACAACCCGCAATTCGGCTGTAATGCCTTCTGTTTGATTTTCCCCGTGAATCTCAGAGCCTCGATTCCGTTTGTTTTTACCGCGTCTTGGCAATGTCTCCAGACGGCACCACGAAAAAGCGCCTATCTTTTTTTTAAAATTAGCCGATAAAACTCAAAAAAACGGCAAATTGGATGCCTTAGTACCTGCCCGGGGATTCGTGAGCAGCTGGCGGCATGGCCCAGCATTCGCAGCGACCGGTCCCAAATCACTCGGGCAGCCCATTGGAAGGAGAGCGTGCCGATGGCGACAGCGCAAGAACTCTTGAAGCGCTTTCAGGCCTTGAAAACACTGCCCCACGTTGCCATTCGTCTGTCCCGGGTGATCTCCGAGGACACCTGCACCGTCAAGGACCTCGAGGAAATCATCCGCCTTGACCCCACGCTGGTGCTGCGGTTGCTGCGCCTGGTCAACAGCCCCTACTACGCCCTGAGCGAAAAGGCCAACAGCATCGCCAGGGCCGTGATTTTCATCGGGATGAAGAACCTGCGCAACCTGGTGGTGATCGAAGCGCTCAAGGACATTTTCAAAAAAGGGGATCGGGAGGGCGTTTTCAACCGGCATCATTTGTGGCTGCACTGTGCGGCGGTCAGCATTTGCAGCCAGATGATCTCCGAGCGCATTTTCGGTCAAATGGGTGAGGATGCGTTTTTGTGCGGCATCCTCCATGACATCGGCATGATCGTGGAAGCCCAGGTGGCACCGGATTTGTTTTTTCAGGCCTGCGGGGCTTATACACCCGAGAGCGCCCCATTAATTCAACTTGAAAATGACACCGTTGGCACCGACCACAGCAAGGTGGGTTTCCTGTTGGCCGCCGACTGGAAGCTTCCCCTGGCGGTGCGCGAGGCAATCCGCGATCACCACAAGACCTTGACGGCGGTCTCTCCGGAAAGTGTTACCGGCACCGTGCAGCTTGCCGAATACATGGTCTCAAGGATCAATTATGCGGCCCTTCCCGGAATGACCGCCACCCTTTCACCGGCCTTGATCACCCACATTCATGACAACATTGAAGAGTATAAAACGTTGGCAAGAGATTTGCCGGATGAAATGGCCAAGGCAAAAGATCTTTACGCGGTGCCGGCGGAGTAACGATGGAACCCCTGGATGACATCTTCAAAGATGCGGCCTGCCCGGAGCAAACATTCAGGCCGCTTTTGCGCCTTTTGCAGGAGCATGTCCCCAAGGGACGCTTTCAGGTGGTCTTTGGCGATGGCCAAAAGGCTCCGGTCGGGGATGGGTTGGACTTGGCCGATGACATCCGCGGGCAGGTGCTGGGCAAGCTCAAAGAAAACCAGACCCGCCTGCTCCGCCACCCCGCTTGCGCTGGACGGGAGGTTTGCGCCGCCCCGCTGGAGGCCTTGGATGCCGTCTTGTTTTTTGATCTGGGCGCGGCAGATAAGGCGGCCGATGGAACGGCGACCGATCCCGCCGCCTTGGTCAGCCTGTGCATCAAGCTGTTCCTATCCCAGCGCGCGCTTTCCATGGAACGCGCTTTTTACCGCGTCCTGAAAAATCAGTTCACCCGCAAAACCCAGGTCCAGGAAACCCGCTATCGGGAAATTCTCGAGGAAACCCAACGCGGCTATCAACTCATCCAGGAGCGCGAAAAAGAGTATTCACAGCGCCTGGAGCACGATATCTCCCGGCGCACGGCCGAGCTTCGGGATACCAACCGTCAGCTTGAAGCGGCCATCGCCAGGGCCAGCGAAATGACCCAAAAAGCCCAGGTGGCGAGTATCGCCAAAGGGGAATTCCTGGCCAACATGAGCCATGAAATCAGAACCCCCCTAAACGGCATCATCGGGTTCACCGACCTGCTGCTGGAAACCGAACTGGACAAGCATCAGCTGGATTATGTCCAAACCGTCAAGCGCAGCGGCGACGGGCTGTTGTCGCTCATCAACGATATCCTCGATTTTTCCAAAATCGAGGCTGGTAAACTGGATTTCGAAAATATCGACTTTGACCCGGAGCTTTGCGTCTATGACGTCTGCGACCTGATTCGACCCAAAGTCGACCCCGAGAGGGTCGCGCTCCTCTGCCAGGTGGGCGCCCGTCTGCCCGCGCAAGTCAAGGGCGACCCCTCCCGCTTTCGGCAGGTCCTGATCAACCTCATGGGCAATGCCGCAAAATTCACCGAAACCGGCGAAATTCTGCTCACTCTGGATCTGGAAGAGGAAAGCGAAACCCGCGTCAAGCTGCATGCCAAGGTCATCGACACCGGTATCGGCATTCCGCCGGACCGGCTGTCCGCCATCTTCTGCCCCTTTGAACAGGCCGATGGCAAAACCACCCGAACCCATGGCGGCACGGGCCTGGGGCTCTCCATTTGCAAGCAGATCGCCAATTTGATGCACGGCGACGTGTGGGCCGAAAGGGGCGCCCCGGGGGGCAGCGTCTTTCACTTCAGCGCCTGGCTGGGGAAAACCGCCGGCAGCCAGAAAAACCCGACGCTGACTGCGTCAATTGCAGGCAAAAATATTTTGATCGCCAGCGATCACCCCACCCAGGCCGCCATCCTCTCGCAGCTGCTGCAATCCTCCGGCATGCGGCTGATGGCGGTGCGAAACGTGGCGGAAGCCCGGACGGCGCTGAAAGCGGCCGCCGCGGCCGGGGACGGGTTTGATGCCTGTATCGTGGATTTTAAAAACGGGTCTGAAATCGCCGACGCCCTCAACAGCTGCCTGGGTCCTGAAAGGAGGATCCCTCTGCTGGGGACGCTGACCGCCAAAACAAACGCGGCGCACGCAATCAAAGGTGCCGGCTATGACGCGGTCCTGCCAAAACCGGTTCGCCGAAACACGCTGATCGAGGTTCTGGCCGGTTTGTTGGGCGGTGCGGCAGGCGAGACGGCCACAGGCAGTTGCCTCCGCATGGCGCCGGTTGAGGGTGGTTTGAACGCCAGCCCCCAGAAACCGCTTTCAGCCCAGGTTCTGCTGGCCGAGGACAACCCGGTGAACCAGAAACTGGCCGCCCTGATGCTCACCAAAGCCGGCCACCGGGTGACGCTCGCCCAAAACGGCCGGGAGGTGCTTGACAAATTCCTGGCGTCTTCGGACCGGATCGATTTGATCTTCATGGATGTCCAAATGCCCGAGGTGGACGGGTTGGAGGCCACCCGCAGGATCAGGGAAAGCGGTTTCGATGAAATTCCGATCGTTGCCATGACGGCCAACGCGATGAAAGGCGACCGGGAAAAATGTCTGAACGCCGGGATGAACGACTTCGTCACCAAGCCGATCAAAAAGGAGATCGTGCTGGCGATGGTGTCCAAATGGGTGTGCGTCAACTCCTAAAGTGTGAGCCGGATGCTTAAAACCACAACAGACAAAGGCGCAAAAAATATATTGGTGGTGGACAATCACCCGCTGGTCATCTCGTTTATGACCCTTTTTCTGGAGAAACTTGGGCATCGGGTGATGACGGCCGCGGATGGCATCGAGGCCCTGGATGCCCTTAAAGGCTTTGTCCCCGACGTCATTTTTGTCGACCTGGTGATGCCCAATATCGGCGGGGACAAGCTTTGCCGCATCATCCGCCAGCGGCCGGAGCTTGTGCATACGTTTCTCGTGATTCTCTCCGCCATCGCCACCGAGGAAAAAGCCCGGATTTCAACTTACGGGGCCGACTGCTGCATCGCCAAAGGCCCCTTCAAGAAAATGGGCCGGCACATCAAGAAGGTGCTCGACCAGCTGGCCTCGGGAAAAGCCCACAGCCTGAAGGGCAAGGTCATCGGTCATGAGGACCTGCACGAGCGCGCCATCACCCGGGAGCTGCTCTCCTCGCGGCGGCATTTCCAGGCGACCTTGAACCATATGCAGGAAGGCATTCTGGAGCTCAACCAGAGATTCGAGATCGTTTACGCCAACCCTGCCGGGGCCCGCTTGATGGGGGTGCCCGAAGAAACTTTGCTCTCCTCAAAGTTAAGCTCCTTTTTTGCGGGCGCGGATCGCGAGCGTGTGGAACGCCTTCTGGAAAAATCCCGTACCGACGCCCCCCAGCACGTTCCCGAAGAGTCGCCGGCGACCGTAAACCAGCGCCAGGTTTCACTGGATCTTATTTGGGTGGAGGATCAGGACAGTTCGACCATCCTGACCATCGTGCGCGACATCACCCACCGCAAACAGCTTCAGGAGCGCCTGCAGCAAGCCCAGAAAATGGAGGCCATCGGCGTTTTGGCCGGCGGCATCGCGCATCAATTCAACAATGCGCTGCAGGTCATCACCGGTGGCGTGGATTTGTTGGAAATGAATTTTGCAGGCGACAAAGCGCCCATCGCGATCATCCACACGGCTATGGATCGGATGCAGGCGTTGACGCGACAACTGCTGGCCTATGCCGGCGGAGGTAACTATCTCCCCGAGCCCGCTTGCTTCAACTCCTTAATCGAAGAAACCCTCAAGCTGATAGAGAAAACCATCCCCGCGACGGTTCTGGTCCAACTGGATCTGGCGCAGGATGTTGCGCGGGTGGAAGCCGATGCCACCCAGTTGCAGATGGCCATTGCCGCCATCGTGGCCAACGCGGTTGAGGCCATCCCGGAAACCGGTCAAATACGGATTGTGACCCGAAACGAAATCCTCGACGATCCGCTCAAATCCCATTTGCCCGATTTAATGTCGGGGCGCTACGTCAGCGTGGCCATCACCGACACTGGCAAGGGCATGGACGCGGCCACACGGCAACGGCTTTTCGAGCCCTTTTTCAGTGATAAATTCCAGGGCCGCGGACTGGGCATGGCCGCCGTTTACGGTATCGTGAAAAATCACGGCGGCGGGATAGCGGTGGAATCCCACTATGGCCGGGGCACCTGCGTCCGGGTGTATCTGCCGGCAATCGGGGATTAGGCCGGCCCGAAAAGACCCCGCTCTGTAAAACAATTGTCACCTGCCCCGCCCGTGCTTGTGTTTCTCCCTCCTTTGTACGAGCCTTGATTCAAACTCACGAAAATTGATGAACCGGAAAAAAGTCAAAATCCAGACGGTTTCGAAAAAAGCTCCAAGTTACGGCGCGCAAGTCTCAGCGGCGTGAGGCGCACTTCTGTGCGCCGCAGCGAATTCGAGATGCGGCGCAACGCAGAAATTGGATTTTTTGCGGAACCGTCAAAATTCGGGAGAAACCACATGCACCCAATGCCTTTACACCCGCTCGGCACCCGGGCGAACATTCTGCTTTCCAGTGTTTTCGGGCCCTATGCCCAGGACGACGCCTTCGGCAGCCGCAAGATCAACCCCATGGAACTCTACCAGAACCAGGTCACCCGATTTCAGGGGCCTTTCTCGCTGCGGATGTTTCACCGCTCTTTCGGGTTGATGATGATCCAGGAGAATATCGACGCCCCCTGCACCCTGCTGGACTTTCCGTCCCTGGAGCGTTTTGAGGAGGAACTCCGGAAATGCGCCTACGACATCGTGGGCATCAGCGGGATCATCCCCAACCTGGGCAAGGTTCAGAAAATGTGCGCCCTGGTGCGCAAGGTATTGCCCCGGGCGACCGTGGTGGTGGGGGGGCACATCGCCAACACGCCCGCCATCGAAGCCCTGATCGATGCCGACCAAATCGTCAAAGGGGAAGGAATCCGCTGGTTCCGGTCCTTCTTGGGGCAGGATCCGAATGCCCCCGTCCGCCATATCGAAGCCTACTCGGGCTACGGGTCGCGGGTGATGGGGCACACCCTGCACGACAAGCCCGGCGACACCGCGGCGATCGTGATCCCATCGGTGGGATGTCCTCTGGGGTGCAATTTCTGTTCGACCTCCGCCCTGTTCGGCGGCAAGGGCAAGTCCATTAACTTCTATGAAACCGGTGACGAACTCTTTGAGGTGATGCGCCGCCTGGAGCGGAAACTCGACGTTCAATCCTTTTTCATCATGGATGAAAATTTCCTCTACCACCGCAAGCGCGCCCTGCGACTGCTGGAACTGATGCAAACCCACGCGAAAAGCTGGGCGCTGTATGTGTTCAGTTCCGCCCGGGTGTTGAAATCCTACACCATCGCGCAGCTGGTGGGGCTGGGGATCGCCTGGGTCTGGATGGGGCTTGAGGGCGAAGAGAGCCGTTACCAGAAACTGGCCGGCGTCGACACCCGTGAGCTGGTCAGCACGCTGCAATCCCACGGCATTCGGGTGCTGGGCTCTTCCATCATCGGCCTGGAAAACCACACCCCCGATAACATGGACGCCGTCATCGCGCACGCCATCGCCCATGACGCGGTCTTTCACCAGTTCATGCTCTACACCCCCAACCCGGGGACACCCCTCTACGAAGCCCACAAAAAAGCCGGCACCCTGCACGACCTGTCGGTCTTTCCCTACGCCGACGCCCACGGGCAGTACCGGTTCAACTACCGCCACAAACACATCCCTGACGGTCAGGAAGAAGCCTTTCTGGCCGAGGCTTTCCAGCGGGATTTCAAAACCAACGGCCCCAGCCTGTTCCGCCTGATCCGGACCCTGCTCACAGGCTGGCAGCGCTACAAGACCCACCCCGACAAGCGCATCCGCGCGCGTTTCGCCCGCGAGGCGGCCCCCTTGAAGACAACCTACGCCGGCGCCCTTTGGGCCATGGCGCACTGGTACCGCACAGATGGCCCCCTGCCGGCCCGCATCAACCGGGTTTTGAGGGAAATCTACGCCGAGTTCGGAATCGGAACCAGACTGGCCGCGGCGGTGATCGGCAGCTACCTGAGTTTCACGTTGAAACGCGAAAACCGGCGCCTGGAAAACGGCTGGACCTACGAGACGCCGTCATTTTACGAAAAAAATCGGGCGGCCCGAGCGCTCGCCAAAGCGAAGGGCGCAAGTATCCGGCAATTTTCGCAGAGCGCTGCTCTGAAAGGTCTGGCGGTCACGCGAACCGTTTCGGGTGCGTCTTTGCGGCCTTAAGGCGGATAAAAAATTCACTTGAATAAAGGATCCACCCCTAAAACAGCCTTCTTTGTTCAAAACGTCGTTCTCGGACTTCTTGGTACTTGACATATTTACGAATCATCTCGGAATCCAAACCGACTGTATCTACACAATAACCTTCGGCCCAAAAATGGTTTCCCCAATATGGACGTTTTTTCAATTCTTTGAACTTGTTGAACACCCGGATCGCTGAACGGCCTTTTACCATTCCGCAATAATCCGATACCGAAACCTTGGGAGGAATCATCACCAGCACATGCACATGGTCCGGTTGAATATTCATTTCCGCAATCTCTATTTGCTTTTGCTGGGAAAACGCCCTAATGCAATTGCCCACTTCGTGCCCAACGTTTCCCGTCAATATCCGATGACGATATTTGGGAACCCAAACAATATGGTATTGGCAGTGCCAAATTGTGTGTGATAGTTTTCTGAATCGGCTCATTGCTATCTCCTTTAGCTGATGCTGTGGGGACAACTCAGCATCGAGGTAGCAGTGAGCCGTTCAAATGGCAAAGCCTTTGAACTCTGACCATGCCCAAAGGGCATGGTTTTCTACAGCTAAATAAAAAGCGGCTCGCGGGTATTGTGAAGTGAAATGACCAGCGGGTGGTATCCCCACTGGCCGTTGTAGGAAATTTCCATACTCTGTTTGCACTCACCAATAGTGGCGCTGATGGTGCCATCCACGTTGATGGTGGCTTCACCTCGGAACACTTCGGACTGCTTTCCCCAGATGTTGCTTTGCACCGTGTTTTTAATATCCATAAATTCGCAGATGTCATCCCCTTTGAAGCGTCTCAGAAAATCGCCTGCCGTGGTGGGATCGGGATGATTTCAGCACCCAAAGCGTTAAGCCAGGCCGTGTCGTTTCGTAGCAGTTCGATATCTTGCAAGCAGCTTCCGCCGGCCAGATAACTG
Coding sequences within it:
- a CDS encoding DUF2860 domain-containing protein, which produces MKFRVGFCSLVFALVVILGGSPASALDPIPQQPGFSGYIQPGVGYMSIESNTVAKILSFDLSDQRIDSLDDEPDSESTALFTVPFKLAYTFANSRTEVFLGTEVGDLLSFDTAQQLAVKQDIGSLGVFQAGLLFSGNVKVWRDPYLTGRNRDDTGRQNIGGQLVWDKFLGSNLELEYVYRKVDITNESSGNSIAELTNAERNRLDRNGAVHRASIGYLFEFGDHHKLRPQIGMNYDDRDGEAMANTGYNLQLTYIYALDPVSLVLNGYFGQADYDKRNPVFGKSRDDDLYGASAAVYYTNPWGWSLLGSQPARFFVTGAYGAADSNIDFYNQQIALGLVGMAFQWK
- a CDS encoding galactose-1-phosphate uridylyltransferase produces the protein MLAFKQETFHARIILPTGEAADRPIEIRTSPITGRTCRITYSRAEENEPGTATLPAPPPFAAERESCPFCRARLARDTPQLAPALCPEGRMTRGTSTLFPNLFPYGRYSAVSLFDDAHFVEIGTARLQSYVDSLLNCRDYLLRVLAHDPAAVYMAITQNHLPSAGGSLLHPHLQVQADRLPANHQRFLQARTAAYRRRFGRPLFSDYLELEKQDGRRLIGATGAWHWLAAFAPEGFFEIWGILPAVTTLCGTTDSHWRDLAAGILCGQKFYRSLGRNGYNLGLLLLEDGSADLELRAVLSVRGNYAPWVRSDFSGFEVMLGDMATFSAPEQTAEWARAFWPESTALNTGS
- a CDS encoding DUF190 domain-containing protein, which codes for MLHYKAIEIFTSEAARCHKTPLVDAVIQHVRELKIAARCIVTRGIAGCYESGEVATTRVEVLSFNQPVRIYIVVPAAEADRVLDGLNGMVGEGIIALSDLNVVSYRAPNTFFPRQLRVRDVMTPDPQRVAASAALNEVVRVLLSSIFTGLPVVDAQNRPIGVITQGDLITRGGLPLRLGLLAASDEKRRDLALASLASRQAAAIMTAPAVTIVDDRPLAEAVERMLDKGVKRLPVVDRTGRLAGMLSRIDIFRTVMREAPDWNAFHAQKIEVARLKRVGDILRRDTQTVSPDTPLDEVIRVIDHNDIQRVVVVDDRGKLLGLISDGDLLRFFKPEQEGIWHLLAKVKHPFQQDACRGDLQRCLLETRAAAVMTTDLVTVREEMLIEEAIGLMVEKALKRLPVVDDDGRFKGMVSRDSLLRSGFGESASKENVHAGV
- the crcB gene encoding fluoride efflux transporter CrcB, whose translation is MGEGLELLIALNTAAADVFYAIAEDFRRSLLLLKKPVLVMCGGSLGAASRYGIGLLAARIWGTSFPWGTLIVNLAGCFFIGLVFGLADSVRFLTPDMRLLLVTGYLGALTTFSTFCLETAAAARAGLRLQPLTNILINNTGGLALTFLGIWLGGLG
- a CDS encoding HDOD domain-containing protein, whose protein sequence is MATAQELLKRFQALKTLPHVAIRLSRVISEDTCTVKDLEEIIRLDPTLVLRLLRLVNSPYYALSEKANSIARAVIFIGMKNLRNLVVIEALKDIFKKGDREGVFNRHHLWLHCAAVSICSQMISERIFGQMGEDAFLCGILHDIGMIVEAQVAPDLFFQACGAYTPESAPLIQLENDTVGTDHSKVGFLLAADWKLPLAVREAIRDHHKTLTAVSPESVTGTVQLAEYMVSRINYAALPGMTATLSPALITHIHDNIEEYKTLARDLPDEMAKAKDLYAVPAE
- a CDS encoding response regulator; protein product: MEPLDDIFKDAACPEQTFRPLLRLLQEHVPKGRFQVVFGDGQKAPVGDGLDLADDIRGQVLGKLKENQTRLLRHPACAGREVCAAPLEALDAVLFFDLGAADKAADGTATDPAALVSLCIKLFLSQRALSMERAFYRVLKNQFTRKTQVQETRYREILEETQRGYQLIQEREKEYSQRLEHDISRRTAELRDTNRQLEAAIARASEMTQKAQVASIAKGEFLANMSHEIRTPLNGIIGFTDLLLETELDKHQLDYVQTVKRSGDGLLSLINDILDFSKIEAGKLDFENIDFDPELCVYDVCDLIRPKVDPERVALLCQVGARLPAQVKGDPSRFRQVLINLMGNAAKFTETGEILLTLDLEEESETRVKLHAKVIDTGIGIPPDRLSAIFCPFEQADGKTTRTHGGTGLGLSICKQIANLMHGDVWAERGAPGGSVFHFSAWLGKTAGSQKNPTLTASIAGKNILIASDHPTQAAILSQLLQSSGMRLMAVRNVAEARTALKAAAAAGDGFDACIVDFKNGSEIADALNSCLGPERRIPLLGTLTAKTNAAHAIKGAGYDAVLPKPVRRNTLIEVLAGLLGGAAGETATGSCLRMAPVEGGLNASPQKPLSAQVLLAEDNPVNQKLAALMLTKAGHRVTLAQNGREVLDKFLASSDRIDLIFMDVQMPEVDGLEATRRIRESGFDEIPIVAMTANAMKGDREKCLNAGMNDFVTKPIKKEIVLAMVSKWVCVNS
- a CDS encoding response regulator; the protein is MLKTTTDKGAKNILVVDNHPLVISFMTLFLEKLGHRVMTAADGIEALDALKGFVPDVIFVDLVMPNIGGDKLCRIIRQRPELVHTFLVILSAIATEEKARISTYGADCCIAKGPFKKMGRHIKKVLDQLASGKAHSLKGKVIGHEDLHERAITRELLSSRRHFQATLNHMQEGILELNQRFEIVYANPAGARLMGVPEETLLSSKLSSFFAGADRERVERLLEKSRTDAPQHVPEESPATVNQRQVSLDLIWVEDQDSSTILTIVRDITHRKQLQERLQQAQKMEAIGVLAGGIAHQFNNALQVITGGVDLLEMNFAGDKAPIAIIHTAMDRMQALTRQLLAYAGGGNYLPEPACFNSLIEETLKLIEKTIPATVLVQLDLAQDVARVEADATQLQMAIAAIVANAVEAIPETGQIRIVTRNEILDDPLKSHLPDLMSGRYVSVAITDTGKGMDAATRQRLFEPFFSDKFQGRGLGMAAVYGIVKNHGGGIAVESHYGRGTCVRVYLPAIGD
- a CDS encoding cobalamin-dependent protein (Presence of a B(12) (cobalamin)-binding domain implies dependence on cobalamin itself, in one of its several forms, or in some unusual lineages, dependence on a cobalamin-like analog.); its protein translation is MHPMPLHPLGTRANILLSSVFGPYAQDDAFGSRKINPMELYQNQVTRFQGPFSLRMFHRSFGLMMIQENIDAPCTLLDFPSLERFEEELRKCAYDIVGISGIIPNLGKVQKMCALVRKVLPRATVVVGGHIANTPAIEALIDADQIVKGEGIRWFRSFLGQDPNAPVRHIEAYSGYGSRVMGHTLHDKPGDTAAIVIPSVGCPLGCNFCSTSALFGGKGKSINFYETGDELFEVMRRLERKLDVQSFFIMDENFLYHRKRALRLLELMQTHAKSWALYVFSSARVLKSYTIAQLVGLGIAWVWMGLEGEESRYQKLAGVDTRELVSTLQSHGIRVLGSSIIGLENHTPDNMDAVIAHAIAHDAVFHQFMLYTPNPGTPLYEAHKKAGTLHDLSVFPYADAHGQYRFNYRHKHIPDGQEEAFLAEAFQRDFKTNGPSLFRLIRTLLTGWQRYKTHPDKRIRARFAREAAPLKTTYAGALWAMAHWYRTDGPLPARINRVLREIYAEFGIGTRLAAAVIGSYLSFTLKRENRRLENGWTYETPSFYEKNRAARALAKAKGASIRQFSQSAALKGLAVTRTVSGASLRP
- the tnpA gene encoding IS200/IS605 family transposase, which produces MSRFRKLSHTIWHCQYHIVWVPKYRHRILTGNVGHEVGNCIRAFSQQKQIEIAEMNIQPDHVHVLVMIPPKVSVSDYCGMVKGRSAIRVFNKFKELKKRPYWGNHFWAEGYCVDTVGLDSEMIRKYVKYQEVRERRFEQRRLF